The Nitrospira tepida genome includes a window with the following:
- a CDS encoding TolC family protein, with translation MREKFLLAVAILCFSIALSIAGAVAAEMPVAQPTGPAATARLSLDEALALFLRQNLDLIIAKYGIDYAQGQAITARLFPNPVLSVGAVGSWTQGRTLSRSGQVYPQVQQLFEMAGKRGYRIESAAYGIQGAEAAFEDAIRQLSFTLKETYYRVQLGLRRLNLAEENRDRFARILEINTVRFKKGFIAEVDLIRIRLQVVDFQSQVITALQDTESARADLRVLLQLPATTKLELTTDMEYRRIDPDVRAMQQLALDGRPDIRVKRIARAQRSADLKLAQAYRYPDVTIGGGYALQGPQGPDNPQQLGLSVGVPLPLFNRNQGGIAQGEVNVQVAEADLRKTLVEVENQVDIAHRNLIQSRNLVEAYQKGVLEDARQTLTIVERAYERGGATILELLDAARTARSIQLNYLESLFNYQRNVFQLESAVGREIST, from the coding sequence ATGAGAGAGAAGTTTCTCCTGGCCGTCGCCATCCTCTGTTTCTCCATCGCCCTGTCCATCGCTGGTGCCGTTGCAGCGGAGATGCCCGTCGCCCAGCCGACCGGCCCAGCCGCGACCGCGCGGCTGTCCCTGGATGAAGCGCTCGCGCTGTTTCTTCGCCAAAATCTCGACTTGATCATTGCCAAGTACGGAATCGATTACGCGCAAGGCCAGGCGATCACGGCCCGGCTGTTCCCCAACCCGGTGCTCTCCGTCGGCGCCGTGGGATCCTGGACGCAGGGCCGGACGTTGTCCCGCAGCGGACAGGTCTATCCGCAGGTCCAGCAGCTCTTCGAGATGGCGGGGAAACGCGGCTACCGCATTGAAAGCGCCGCCTACGGCATTCAAGGCGCCGAGGCGGCCTTCGAGGACGCCATCCGCCAGTTGAGCTTCACGCTCAAGGAAACCTACTATCGGGTCCAGCTCGGGCTGAGGCGCCTGAACCTGGCCGAGGAGAATCGCGACCGGTTCGCGCGCATTCTCGAAATCAACACGGTTCGCTTCAAGAAGGGATTCATCGCCGAGGTCGATCTCATCCGCATCCGCCTGCAGGTCGTGGACTTCCAGTCGCAGGTCATCACGGCCTTGCAGGACACCGAGTCGGCGAGGGCGGATTTGCGGGTGCTGCTCCAACTGCCCGCGACGACGAAATTGGAATTGACGACGGACATGGAGTACCGGCGGATCGATCCCGATGTGCGGGCGATGCAGCAACTGGCGCTGGACGGCCGGCCGGATATCCGCGTCAAGCGGATCGCGCGCGCGCAACGATCCGCCGATTTGAAGTTGGCGCAGGCCTACCGGTATCCCGACGTGACCATCGGCGGAGGGTACGCCTTGCAAGGGCCTCAAGGCCCGGATAATCCGCAGCAGCTCGGCCTCAGCGTCGGGGTTCCGCTCCCGCTGTTCAACCGCAACCAGGGCGGGATCGCGCAGGGCGAGGTCAATGTGCAGGTTGCGGAGGCCGATCTCAGAAAGACGCTGGTCGAGGTCGAGAACCAGGTCGATATCGCGCACCGGAACCTGATCCAGAGCCGCAATCTAGTGGAGGCCTACCAGAAGGGCGTCCTGGAGGATGCGCGCCAAACCTTGACGATCGTGGAACGGGCCTACGAGCGCGGCGGGGCGACGATTCTGGAACTGCTGGACGCCGCGCGGACCGCCCGCTCGATTCAGTTGAACTATCTGGAGTCGCTGTTCAATTACCAGCGGAACGTCTTTCAATTGGAAAGCGCCGTCGGCCGGGAGATTTCGACATGA
- a CDS encoding efflux RND transporter periplasmic adaptor subunit has translation MKAVWFCVALAGAAALGACSGNDSPAVAPPASPRAASAPQPEAPDLRKRIEIAEVGYTTSHPALVLSGKVAYGEDRYSRISSPLQGRILEVRARLGDYVKPGDVLLVIDSPEITAVYSDYVKEASELEYATRAYELAKDLYETKALPQKDLKQAENDLIKARAEFRRAKERLLSLRVPAAELEKPLAQQRITSRFELKSPLAGTVVDRAVTPGQSVGGDPDQVLFTVADLSKLQVIADVYERDLSLVKVSQVARVNVEAYPGEDFPAVVAAIGDTVDPSSRTIKVRAWVNNEDHKLKPEMFARLNIDVADAQVFLTIPREAVIEVDGKHYVYLVTGDTGYQRHEVKVANVSGDQVRVLEGLSQGQRIVVKGAVLIKGQELKG, from the coding sequence ATGAAAGCCGTGTGGTTCTGCGTGGCTCTCGCGGGCGCCGCCGCCCTGGGCGCTTGCAGTGGAAACGACAGCCCGGCGGTGGCGCCGCCGGCGTCGCCGCGGGCCGCCTCGGCGCCGCAGCCGGAGGCGCCTGATCTCAGGAAACGCATCGAGATCGCCGAGGTGGGCTATACCACGTCGCATCCCGCCCTTGTGTTGTCCGGCAAGGTCGCCTACGGCGAGGACCGCTATTCGAGGATCTCCTCGCCGCTGCAAGGCCGCATCCTCGAAGTTCGAGCCAGGCTGGGAGACTACGTCAAGCCGGGCGATGTGCTGCTGGTCATCGACAGCCCGGAGATCACGGCCGTCTATTCGGACTATGTGAAGGAGGCCAGTGAGCTGGAGTATGCGACGCGGGCCTATGAGCTGGCCAAGGACCTCTATGAGACCAAGGCCCTGCCGCAGAAGGATCTGAAGCAGGCCGAGAACGATCTGATCAAGGCCCGGGCGGAGTTTCGCCGGGCGAAGGAACGGCTGTTGTCGCTGCGTGTGCCGGCCGCGGAGTTGGAGAAGCCGCTCGCGCAGCAGCGCATCACATCGCGGTTTGAGTTAAAGAGCCCGCTGGCCGGCACCGTCGTGGACCGCGCGGTCACACCGGGCCAATCCGTCGGAGGGGACCCGGATCAGGTGCTTTTCACGGTCGCCGATCTCAGCAAGCTCCAGGTGATCGCCGATGTGTACGAACGGGACCTCTCCCTGGTTAAGGTCAGCCAGGTGGCGCGCGTGAACGTGGAAGCCTATCCGGGCGAGGACTTCCCCGCCGTCGTGGCGGCGATCGGCGACACGGTCGATCCCAGCAGCCGCACGATCAAGGTGCGCGCCTGGGTGAACAACGAGGACCACAAGCTGAAGCCCGAGATGTTCGCGCGTCTCAACATCGACGTCGCCGACGCCCAGGTGTTCCTGACGATTCCGCGAGAGGCGGTGATCGAAGTGGACGGCAAACACTATGTCTATCTGGTCACCGGCGACACCGGCTACCAGCGCCACGAGGTGAAGGTCGCGAACGTCTCCGGAGATCAGGTGCGCGTGCTGGAGGGACTTTCCCAAGGCCAGCGCATCGTCGTCAAAGGGGCCGTCTTGATCAAGGGCCAGGAACTCA